Genomic DNA from Oryza sativa Japonica Group chromosome 5, ASM3414082v1:
GGCCAAGTGAATGATGCACAAAGGTTGTTTGATATTATGCCTTCAAAGAACCTGGTGACTTGGAATATCATCATTGATGGGTATTCCATGAATAATCTGAAGGACGAAGCTTTGAGGTTGTTTCTTCTTATGCTCCGCTCAGCAGTATCTCCTGACAGCACTACATTAATTAGTGTCTTAGTAGTATCTGAGAGCACAATGGAGGTTAGACAAATTCATGGGTTGTCCACAAAACTGGGGTACCAGCCCGAAACTAACTTAGGAAATACTCTGGTTTCAATGTATTCTAGAAGTGGCGATCTGTCATCTGCATGGCTTGCTTTCAGGAGATTGAACGAGAAGGATGCCATAACATGGACATCGATGATACAAGCTTTAGCAAACCATGGGTGTGCACCTTGCGCCTTGCAGGGCTTTGCCCAAATGTTAAGGTGTGGATATAAGCCCAGCTCAACTACCTTTACTGCTGTGTTGTCAGCTTGTAACCATGTTGGATTAGTGGAGAAAGGCCGAAAAATATTCAAATCAATTAGCCATGTTTATGGACTAGGGCCAACCATTGAGCACTACTCTTGCCTTGTGGATCTCCTAGGTCGAGCAGGGTACGTGAGGGAAGCCAAGGAAGTGGTTGACGGTATGCAGCGGGATATGTGTGATGAGGCCATTCTAGGGACGCTTCTGGGATCTTGCATGACACATAATGAGGTGGAGGTAGGAAGAGCTGTGGGTGAGGATCTTGTCAAAATTGACCCCTCTGGTTCAGGAGGCTATACGCTTTTGGCCAATGTTTTTGCATCTGGTGGGATGTGGAATGAGGTGGCAAGTGTGTGGAAGATTATGAAGGGAAGCAAAGTCAAGAAGACTCCTGGTTTTAGCCAGATTGAAGTAAACGCAAGGAACCATGTTTTCTACTCAAGGGACCAGATGCATTCACAACGTACAGAAATTTATGAGATGCTAAATAGTAGGCTTGTCCCTCAGATGAAGGGTTCATCAAGTCTAGGAACTGATTTCTACTGATCAAAATGATTTACTATATGCTTTAGAGTCAAGCCCAAAAGGCTATCAGTACAATCCTGATATTCATCCTCTGGCTAGTATGGAAAGAAGCAAGGCAAAGGTGTTCGAAAACAGGTCGTCTTCCATGCTCACTTCTGGGCTACAGAAGCTGCAAGCGTGGCGAGACAAAGTGGCATGGAAGTTCAAAACTTCTTTGTGAAATATTagcctttgatttttttttcctcagagCCTGTGTGCTGCTGTTTCACCGCTTGGGTTGGGTAGCTATGTAACCAGACTTTGTTTGGGGACAGCTCTCTTTCTAATGACATGATATGCAAGTTTTTGCATGTTATCCCCGCCctcccaacacacacacaccctcCCACCACCCAAAAAAGGTTAAGTAGGTTATCGAGAGTTGATCTGATCATGTAAGAATGATATAGACTAGCCCGGCTGACAGATATCCAAAGGTTTATGTTACCTTGATGGGGCTGTTAATTATTTTAGGCAGGACAGAAAAGGTTAATACCATCATATTCAGGAGTCTACCCGGGGTGATAACTTGATATTCCAATGTAGCACATTTCTTCTAAGGATTCTTTCGTGATGTATCTATTTGCATATTTAAGTAGCTTTCCCTTCGGTTTTTTGCATTATCGAACAGCAACCTGCACACAATGTTTATGTAGTGAGTTCGTTTTTGGTCtacttagaaaagaaaaggaacttCATTTCAAAACTGATGTAGTAATAAATAATGTCTGTTTTATATTTTGATGCTTCAGTtacattttcaaataattttatgTCAGAGTAATTTCAGTTACTTATTCTGAGATACACTTATGCTGTTCCCAGGTTTATGGTTTTGATTTTTCCATAGATAATACCctaaaatattataataaacTGATGGTCTTGCAATGAGCTCTTGCACCTTCATACCTATGAAATTCTGACTATTTTCTTCTCTTAGAGAAACCAGCTATACAATTCATTATTTTTGTAGGAAACATACAGTTTTTGGCTTTGTTATCTAGTAGGTAAACTGCTCACCGGTTCTGTAAAACAGACTAAGTTTGATTCATTAATTTGCGGCTGCAATTTTGTTTACTCCATATTCTAGACTGGTTGTGTTTGCCTGTGAATTTTGGTACTCAGTTTAATCTAAGCTAGCTTCTGATTGTTATTATTGGAGTCATGTCTAATGTTGATACTGCTTGTTATGTTCTCCAGCATATGGCAGAAATTGATCAGCACCAAATACCGAGGGTACAGGTCACATTCACATAAAGGCGTCTGTTCTGAGATACAGAAGATGGTACATTCCATGAGCCTGTAAGTTTCACTGATCCCTATTTTGTTTCCTTGGATTAGGCTTGGGCACAATTGTTCACTGATCCCTAGATGTTTTTTTAGGGGGTTAGGCAGCAGTATATGGTTTAGCCATGACCAACTATATGCACCTGTCGCTGGATCCCAGAAGTTTTATGGATCAGGAGGCCACACGGGATACATTTTCTAGCGTGATCATGGAATACCTTTGGTAATATATGAAAGCGATTTTTGTGATAAGTAATTTGCATGATCTATGTTTAGATCTTATCGCAAATGGTGACAGGGCACCCTGCAAATTGTCTGGTCATGTCAGCTTGCAATAAGTACAACTTTCCTTTGTTGCCATAAGCAACTTGCAACTTGCCCTAATAAGATATACGAAAAGTATAGGCACGTGGGTTTTAGTTTTAGTcaattaggattttttttctccttagtTACTTACCTCAATTCTTTTTAGTGATCAGACAGTGTAGCTATCCACGATGTATTGATctggttagttttttttttttttctgattgggTTTATCTTGGAATCCCATCCAGGATTATGCCCTTCTGTAAGACAACCAAATGAGCAGTAGAAGTTGTTATCGTAAGACATTCAGGATTCTTTCTATTGCAACGACTAAATTCAGTAAGCAAGCAAATGGTATGCAAACAGATCTATGAGGTCAGGCAAGCAATAATTTTGTTCAAAAAGGAGGTCAGCAAGCACTAAGGTGGCGTTTAACTGGAAGCTGAAGTAGGGTGGTGATCAACATCATGCTGAACTGTTTGTGTGAAGAAGCTTGAATTCATCATGCTCCTGTAAATTCCCTCCATCCTTCATGATATTCGCTTTCAGCGGTGCTTCTGACCTGATGGTCTTAAGAAATGTATGCTTCAGAAGTTTCTCAGTTACATCATTGCGATTtattttctcttccttttttttcttgtatttcCAATGCCAGATATTTTGAAAATGAATTACACAATCATGGACATCTGTATGAACACTGTATTAACTCACTGAAATTTGTTCGTCATGTTGTATCAGTGCAGATATGAGGAGGCTGGAGGCGCGTCAGAAGTCAGAACCTCCTTTATGCCGCCAGCTGTTTTCATAGCAGTGCTCATGTATATCTGAAAAGAGAATCGAGAATCCAAACCTTATCTTGCTTGATGTTCAGAATGCAATCTGTGGATTCCATCCATGCAGAATGTTCATCTCTACTACTGTATTAGATTTCGAAAAAGAAAGGTTGATTTCAGGGGGCCTTTTTTGTTGCGTTTCAGTGTGGCTACTGGTTGCATTGGTCAGGAATACTGTTACTTGAGGGGTGCTGCTCTCTCTAATCGTGATAACAACCGTATATTTTCAGCACTACTGTTGTTATCCTAATGCTCTCCATGATGCATGGCTTTATTCTTATGAAAAGTGGAGTAGTAGCTAACAAGGCCATGATCATGTAACAGGATAGACGGATGGATAGATAGATACTGGGGATGGGATGATGAAGAGCTGAGGAGCAGCAAGAGGCAGCTATGCTGGGAGAGGCCCCTTTCCAATCCAAGGTAACCATCTGCCCTGATTGCACGCAGGATACCTCTACAGGGACTAGTTTGTCACAGACAATAATTAACAATCAGATAGCGACACGCCGTGTGTTTTAGGCCGTGTTCTTTTCGGTTTATTCATCGTGTTAGTAAAACAGATTATTTACTTCACATTtagaaaaatatgttttctgaTGAAACTTCTACCGCATTACTCAGATCACTTGTTtttaaaattgatttatttACCATTAAGTAGATACTGCACTCAATAATCTAAATGAAATATTACATAGTACCTTACTCCTAATCAAATATTGAATCCATAGAAACAAGAGCATTGCACTCCACTGTAAATTCAACACATGGTTTTTCTTGTATTTATTCAATCAATTAGCAGAAGCTAGCTAAGGTAGCCTCCAGCAGCTTCTGCATGCTAGCTCCTGGGAGTACTTCAAAATATCAGGCCGATGATTGACATATCTCTATCTTATCCTCCCCAGATGTCTGACAAGGGATAACAAAAACAACATATGCCGGTTCAATCCGGCCCCTGTTAAATTTGGCTACACGCCATCTTCTGTCCTAAACTGTGCCTAATTAGgggcacacacacacacaattagTAGCATTAATGACTCACTGTTTGCCATGCGTGCAAAATCTGGAGCAGGTACCAGCTGATGACAACAAGGTTGGCCGCCTGATGATGCATCCCGAGAATTGCAAGGCTGTCCGAGGAGAAAAGGAAAGGTGAGTAATTCTTGGCCGAGCAACAGGGACACAcaagacgagagagagagaaaggtgaGTATCGGTTGCGTAGCGATCGGTCTACtaccagggtttcccaaaccgccagggccggggttaccgcgccccagcggtaagcacggttatcgcggtaaccgtgaaaaaccgtataaaaccgtgcaaaatttatcaaaaatttaaattattttttaaatttatttgaatttaaggaggttaccgcagtatttatattaccgtaccccacggtaagcccggtaaccgtgcggttaccggcggtaaggGAAACCCTGTCTACTACTGGTCGAACGGAACCCACCCCAACGTGTGGCTTCGAGACCTGACAGCGAAGCAGTAGCACACAACATCTAGGGATCC
This window encodes:
- the LOC4337601 gene encoding pentatricopeptide repeat-containing protein At2g35030, mitochondrial, whose protein sequence is MGRLSCIKRLPRFALRRGVSDAFLRPLLRTAFLLRRRRRLSTAESTHPPRRGRFRRDPDSDESKLVSLARQRGAAAARAMFDGMPRRDDAVAYAAMVGIHLWDRDLPHAEALYRAAPPDCRGIHLDTVMLDGYVKAGQVDRARRLFDGMAVKNVVAWTCMVSGYCRAGLVDEARRLFDLMPYRNVFSWTTMVQGYAHNGMLREAREMFDKMPERNVVAWTVMVKAYVDNGCIQEALELFNRMPQMNSYSWNAMATGLMSAGKVDDAVQLFDKMPHKNVVSWTIMVTGLAQNGFVSRAREFFDRMPKKDIPAWNSMITAYTNDGQVNDAQRLFDIMPSKNLVTWNIIIDGYSMNNLKDEALRLFLLMLRSAVSPDSTTLISVLVVSESTMEVRQIHGLSTKLGYQPETNLGNTLVSMYSRSGDLSSAWLAFRRLNEKDAITWTSMIQALANHGCAPCALQGFAQMLRCGYKPSSTTFTAVLSACNHVGLVEKGRKIFKSISHVYGLGPTIEHYSCLVDLLGRAGYVREAKEVVDGMQRDMCDEAILGTLLGSCMTHNEVEVGRAVGEDLVKIDPSGSGGYTLLANVFASGGMWNEVASVWKIMKGSKVKKTPGFSQIEVNARNHVFYSRDQMHSQRTEIYEMLNSRLVPQMKGSSSLGTDFY